One Fretibacterium sp. OH1220_COT-178 DNA window includes the following coding sequences:
- a CDS encoding acyl-CoA thioesterase — MDSPQGFTCRTRVRYGETDQMGVAYYGRYLDWFEMGRTELCRSFGRTYRDWEAEGILLPVVEANCRYKSSLLYDDEILIETRITDVTNVSVIFRCRVFRAVDGKLAAEGWTRHAFVSTDGKLLRKGNALADWMREHTEKS, encoded by the coding sequence ATGGATTCACCGCAAGGTTTCACCTGCAGGACGCGGGTGCGCTACGGGGAGACGGACCAGATGGGGGTGGCCTATTACGGACGGTACCTCGACTGGTTCGAGATGGGACGGACCGAGCTCTGCCGGTCGTTCGGGAGGACCTACCGGGACTGGGAGGCGGAGGGCATTCTGCTGCCCGTGGTGGAGGCGAACTGCCGCTACAAGTCGTCCCTCCTCTACGACGACGAGATCCTGATCGAGACCCGCATCACGGACGTGACGAACGTCAGCGTCATCTTCCGGTGCCGCGTGTTCCGAGCCGTCGACGGCAAGCTGGCGGCGGAGGGCTGGACGCGCCACGCCTTCGTCTCGACGGACGGCAAGCTGCTGCGCAAGGGCAACGCCCTGGCGGACTGGATGAGGGAGCACACGGAAAAATCGTGA
- a CDS encoding dicarboxylate/amino acid:cation symporter: MSGKGRGTSLLWKIGIGFVLGIVFGFVVGPMVPDSPVLKDWVMPALNVVGKIFITLLKMLIVPLVFASLVAGSASVGDPKKLGRIGVKTLVLYLLTTAVAIGIGLALGNVIQPGVGMNIEGAAATAKEAKPLADVILDIFPSNPLDAMVKANMLQIIVFSLFFGVACIFAGERGRRVSDFFGSVAEVMYAMTHMVMALAPYGVFALIATTAAKYGLAILAPFAKVIGAVYLGCLLHAAVVYSGLISGYCRRSPLWFFKGVREASITAFVTRSSSGTLPVTIANVRDNLGVSEGVSSFVLPLGATINMDGTALYQGVCALFVAQAFGIPLDLGAQFGIVVTATLASIGTAGVPGGGLIMLTLVLTSVGLPIEGIGLVAGIDAVLDAARTSLNVTGDTAVCAVVAASEGETLAG, encoded by the coding sequence TTGAGCGGCAAGGGAAGGGGTACGTCTCTGCTTTGGAAGATCGGCATCGGGTTCGTCCTGGGGATCGTGTTCGGCTTCGTCGTCGGTCCGATGGTGCCCGACAGCCCGGTCCTGAAGGACTGGGTGATGCCGGCGCTGAATGTGGTGGGCAAGATCTTCATCACGTTGCTGAAGATGCTGATTGTCCCGCTGGTGTTCGCCTCGCTGGTCGCGGGCTCGGCGTCCGTCGGGGACCCGAAGAAGCTGGGGCGGATTGGGGTGAAGACCTTGGTGCTCTATCTGCTCACCACCGCCGTGGCCATCGGGATCGGTTTGGCGCTGGGCAACGTGATTCAGCCCGGGGTGGGGATGAACATCGAGGGGGCGGCGGCCACGGCCAAGGAGGCCAAGCCGCTTGCGGACGTCATACTGGACATCTTCCCCTCCAACCCGCTGGATGCGATGGTCAAGGCCAACATGCTCCAGATCATCGTCTTCTCCCTGTTCTTCGGGGTCGCCTGCATCTTCGCGGGCGAGCGGGGCAGGCGCGTCTCGGACTTCTTCGGCTCCGTCGCCGAGGTCATGTATGCCATGACCCACATGGTCATGGCCCTGGCGCCCTACGGCGTCTTCGCGCTCATCGCGACGACGGCCGCCAAGTACGGCCTGGCGATCCTGGCGCCCTTCGCCAAGGTGATCGGCGCGGTGTACCTGGGGTGCCTCCTCCACGCCGCCGTGGTCTACTCGGGCCTGATCTCCGGCTACTGCAGGCGCTCGCCCCTGTGGTTCTTCAAGGGGGTGCGGGAGGCGTCCATCACGGCCTTCGTCACGCGCTCCAGCTCGGGGACCCTGCCCGTGACCATCGCCAACGTGCGCGACAACCTGGGGGTCTCCGAGGGGGTCAGCTCCTTCGTGCTTCCGCTTGGCGCGACGATCAACATGGACGGTACGGCGCTCTATCAGGGGGTCTGTGCCCTCTTCGTGGCCCAGGCCTTCGGCATCCCGCTGGACCTGGGCGCCCAGTTCGGGATCGTCGTGACGGCGACCCTGGCGTCCATCGGGACGGCAGGCGTGCCCGGCGGGGGGCTGATCATGCTGACCCTGGTGCTCACCAGCGTGGGGCTTCCCATCGAGGGCATCGGACTGGTGGCGGGGATCGACGCGGTCCTGGACGCGGCCCGGACCTCCCTGAACGTCACGGGCGACACGGCCGTCTGCGCCGTGGTGGCGGCGAGCGAGGGGGAGACCCTGGCGGGCTGA
- a CDS encoding DUF4160 domain-containing protein, whose protein sequence is MPVIARFYGLIIKMFFQQKEHNPPRFHAVYGEYVGAIDIRTLEMLEGDLPPKALALVREWAAQHQTELLKIWETQEFVQLPPLE, encoded by the coding sequence ATGCCGGTAATCGCCAGATTTTACGGATTGATCATCAAGATGTTTTTCCAGCAGAAGGAGCACAATCCGCCCCGCTTCCACGCCGTGTACGGCGAGTACGTCGGAGCGATCGACATCCGAACCCTCGAAATGCTGGAGGGCGATTTGCCTCCGAAGGCTCTGGCTCTGGTGAGGGAATGGGCGGCACAGCACCAGACCGAGCTTCTGAAAATATGGGAAACTCAGGAGTTCGTTCAGCTCCCTCCGCTGGAGTAG
- a CDS encoding MFS transporter: MSSKHQFALLKTRRFLPLFLTQFLGAFNDNFFKSALVMLITFRLADDAGLDPRILVNVAAGVFILPFFLFSAPASDLADRYDRSYLMRLVKLAEIAIMGAAAAGFQMQNLWVLLVVLFLMGAQSTFFSPAKFSILPQHLEEDELIAGNGLIQTGTYLAILTGTIFGGLLILAPGGLHWVGAGVVAIAAAGWWASPLVADVYPYRDVFWAVIGISWFWLVGATFLAQFPTYAKLILGANEHVATLFLAIFSMGIGLGSMACNALLKGEVSVRYVPAAAVGMSVASTLLWLASRRPPLPPDFPVIGIGTFLLSPANLAILACLFAISFCGGLYIVPLYAAIQNLTSEDRMAGVIACTNVTDSFFMVLSAVGSSLLLAAGLQIPQIFLVMAALTVLAAFLIRRGVRRYGGGRDA, encoded by the coding sequence GTGTCCAGCAAGCACCAATTCGCACTGCTGAAAACGCGCCGTTTTCTGCCGCTCTTTCTGACGCAGTTTCTGGGGGCCTTCAACGACAACTTCTTCAAGAGCGCCCTGGTGATGCTGATCACCTTTCGTTTGGCCGACGACGCGGGGCTGGATCCCCGCATCCTGGTGAACGTCGCGGCGGGGGTGTTCATCCTGCCCTTCTTCCTCTTCTCGGCCCCCGCGAGCGACCTGGCGGACCGGTACGACCGCTCGTACCTGATGCGCCTCGTCAAGCTGGCGGAGATCGCCATCATGGGGGCCGCTGCGGCGGGGTTCCAGATGCAGAACCTGTGGGTGCTGCTTGTGGTGCTCTTCCTGATGGGGGCGCAGTCCACCTTCTTCAGCCCCGCCAAGTTCAGCATCCTGCCGCAGCACCTGGAGGAGGACGAGCTGATCGCCGGCAACGGCCTCATCCAGACGGGGACCTACCTGGCCATCCTCACGGGGACGATCTTCGGCGGGCTCCTCATCCTTGCGCCCGGGGGGCTCCACTGGGTCGGCGCGGGGGTCGTGGCGATCGCGGCGGCCGGCTGGTGGGCCAGCCCGCTCGTCGCGGACGTCTACCCCTATCGGGACGTCTTCTGGGCCGTGATCGGCATCTCCTGGTTCTGGCTGGTCGGCGCGACCTTTCTGGCTCAGTTCCCCACCTACGCCAAGCTCATCCTCGGGGCGAACGAGCACGTGGCGACGCTCTTTCTGGCGATCTTCTCCATGGGGATCGGGCTGGGGTCCATGGCGTGCAACGCCCTGCTGAAGGGCGAGGTCTCGGTGCGCTACGTGCCCGCCGCGGCCGTGGGCATGTCCGTCGCCAGCACGCTGCTCTGGCTGGCGAGCCGCCGGCCGCCCCTCCCGCCGGACTTCCCGGTGATCGGCATCGGGACGTTTCTGCTGTCGCCGGCGAACCTGGCGATCCTCGCCTGTCTCTTCGCCATCTCCTTCTGCGGGGGCCTCTACATCGTGCCCCTCTACGCGGCCATCCAGAACCTGACCTCGGAGGACCGTATGGCCGGGGTCATCGCGTGCACCAACGTCACGGACTCCTTCTTCATGGTGCTGTCGGCCGTGGGGTCCAGCCTGCTGCTGGCCGCGGGGCTGCAGATCCCCCAGATCTTCCTGGTCATGGCTGCCCTGACCGTCCTGGCGGCGTTCCTGATCCGCAGGGGCGTGCGCCGGTACGGGGGCGGTCGCGACGCCTAG
- a CDS encoding DUF2442 domain-containing protein: MFHKVESVTPLPDLSLLVEFENGSRRIYDTKPLLAKWQAFQALANIKGLFEQVRVDTGGYGVSWNDDLDLACDELYHNGSEIGGGTGV, from the coding sequence ATGTTTCATAAGGTCGAATCGGTAACGCCACTCCCCGACTTGTCCCTGTTGGTCGAGTTCGAGAACGGCTCCCGCAGGATCTACGACACCAAGCCTCTGTTAGCCAAATGGCAAGCCTTTCAAGCTCTGGCGAACATAAAGGGACTGTTTGAACAGGTGCGCGTCGACACGGGGGGCTATGGCGTAAGCTGGAACGACGATCTTGACCTGGCGTGCGATGAGCTCTACCACAACGGAAGCGAGATAGGAGGCGGTACCGGTGTGTGA
- a CDS encoding LemA family protein has protein sequence MFMVVFAVVVALVVLVVLYVVFLQRSLVHLDELRANAMSQIGVQMNSRWDGLTALADVMKGYAEHERTALREIIAQRAPLGRTASAEEIQQQEGLLTSALGWLIAVSENYPELKANTLYQTTMENIAAAEDKVRMSRMVYNDTVTRINRAVRMFPASLFASMLGFGPHEYLKEPDGKTEMPSMRDGGR, from the coding sequence ATGTTTATGGTAGTGTTTGCCGTTGTCGTTGCGCTTGTCGTGCTGGTTGTGCTGTACGTCGTCTTCCTTCAGCGGTCCCTGGTGCATCTGGACGAGCTCCGTGCCAACGCCATGTCCCAGATCGGGGTCCAGATGAACTCCCGGTGGGACGGGCTGACGGCTCTGGCCGACGTGATGAAGGGCTATGCGGAACACGAGCGGACCGCGCTCCGGGAGATCATCGCCCAGAGGGCGCCCCTCGGGCGCACGGCCTCGGCCGAGGAGATCCAGCAGCAGGAGGGGCTTCTTACCAGCGCCCTCGGGTGGCTCATCGCCGTCTCGGAGAACTACCCCGAGCTCAAGGCGAACACGCTGTACCAGACGACCATGGAGAACATCGCCGCGGCGGAGGACAAGGTGCGGATGAGCCGGATGGTCTACAACGACACCGTCACCCGGATCAACCGTGCGGTCCGGATGTTCCCCGCCTCTCTGTTCGCGTCCATGCTGGGCTTCGGGCCCCACGAGTACCTGAAGGAGCCGGATGGCAAGACGGAGATGCCCTCCATGCGCGATGGGGGCCGTTAA
- a CDS encoding DUF2207 family protein, producing MGAVKGLLLRLLLPLLALLALAPASAATELRELDVRVLLNDDGSARIVQTWNARVSDEGTEFFIEQGNLGDMELSDFSVRELGGPPYVNEGTRWRTDRSAAEKAGRCGIVRTRGGLELCWGRGPAGPRTFVVSWTFSNFVKAYDDYDGFNVRLVNSGLSTPPRSLRITIEKPGRPFASGEVDLWAFGFRGTIRPEGGKIVARSDAPLSASNYATVMLRFAKGVFNPSSVVRGRFEAVEKRALEGTEDGEEDWDGIVAFLICILVALYHVVLGFVRKGRRARSPRFPHLPDGFGRTLRGAPYFREIPCGGDLSESWALLGATPFAARAKDLVGAYFLRWVQHGALEPVTGASGTALHVRGRAVPVGGGLFAMLREAAGPDGILQREEFPRWGRNEANRRAFGAWLEAERAAGMERFRARGGWELRTTTSFWVRRFLLGPRRPFSAPFVTSSGEQTLLELAGFRRYLQDFTLVNERRVVEVELWNDYLVFAALFGIGKELLRELVGLYPEFAARSVLAGAGGTLLPTVLDLSDSLTVSLSRRSGGGRYDSRSGGRSFGGGGGGSSGGGSRGGVR from the coding sequence ATGGGGGCCGTTAAGGGCCTCCTTCTCCGTCTTCTCCTCCCCCTTCTCGCGCTCCTTGCCCTCGCGCCCGCGTCCGCGGCGACCGAGCTGCGGGAGCTGGACGTCCGGGTCCTCCTGAACGACGACGGCAGCGCCCGGATTGTCCAGACCTGGAACGCCCGGGTCTCCGACGAGGGGACGGAGTTCTTCATCGAGCAGGGGAACCTCGGCGATATGGAGCTCTCGGACTTCTCGGTCCGGGAGCTGGGCGGCCCGCCCTACGTCAACGAGGGGACGCGCTGGAGGACCGACCGTTCCGCCGCCGAAAAGGCGGGGCGGTGCGGCATCGTCCGGACGCGCGGCGGGCTGGAGCTCTGCTGGGGCCGCGGCCCGGCCGGACCGCGCACCTTCGTCGTCTCCTGGACCTTCTCCAACTTCGTCAAGGCCTACGACGACTACGACGGCTTCAACGTCCGGCTGGTCAACTCCGGCCTCTCCACGCCCCCGAGGTCCCTGCGGATCACCATCGAGAAGCCGGGGCGACCCTTCGCCTCGGGCGAGGTCGATCTGTGGGCCTTCGGGTTCCGGGGCACGATCCGACCCGAGGGGGGCAAGATCGTCGCCCGCTCGGACGCGCCCCTGTCCGCCTCGAACTACGCCACGGTCATGCTGCGGTTCGCCAAGGGCGTTTTCAACCCGTCGAGCGTCGTCCGCGGCCGCTTCGAGGCGGTGGAGAAGCGGGCCCTTGAGGGGACGGAGGACGGGGAGGAGGACTGGGACGGGATTGTCGCCTTCCTGATCTGTATTCTCGTTGCCCTGTACCACGTGGTTCTGGGCTTCGTGCGGAAGGGACGCCGGGCCCGTTCGCCCCGGTTTCCGCACCTCCCGGACGGGTTTGGGAGGACGCTTCGGGGCGCGCCTTACTTCCGGGAGATCCCCTGCGGGGGTGACCTTTCGGAATCGTGGGCCCTGCTGGGCGCCACTCCTTTCGCGGCGAGGGCCAAGGATCTGGTGGGGGCGTATTTTCTGCGCTGGGTGCAGCACGGCGCGCTGGAGCCGGTGACGGGCGCCTCGGGGACCGCGCTGCACGTCCGCGGCCGGGCGGTGCCCGTGGGCGGCGGGCTCTTCGCGATGCTGCGGGAGGCGGCCGGTCCCGACGGGATCCTGCAGCGGGAGGAGTTCCCCCGCTGGGGGCGGAACGAGGCGAACCGGCGCGCCTTCGGCGCCTGGCTGGAGGCCGAGAGGGCGGCGGGAATGGAGCGCTTCCGGGCCCGAGGGGGCTGGGAGCTGCGGACGACGACGTCGTTCTGGGTGCGGCGCTTTCTTCTGGGCCCGCGGCGCCCCTTCTCCGCCCCGTTCGTCACCTCCTCGGGTGAGCAGACCCTTTTGGAGCTCGCCGGGTTCCGGCGGTACCTGCAGGACTTCACGCTCGTGAACGAGCGCCGTGTGGTCGAGGTGGAGCTGTGGAACGACTACCTGGTCTTCGCCGCCCTCTTCGGCATCGGCAAGGAGCTCCTCCGGGAGCTGGTGGGGCTCTATCCGGAGTTTGCGGCCCGGTCCGTCCTTGCAGGGGCCGGGGGAACGCTGCTGCCGACCGTCCTGGACCTGTCCGATTCCCTCACGGTGTCGCTCTCCCGCCGGAGCGGGGGCGGCCGCTACGACTCTCGTTCGGGGGGACGCTCCTTCGGCGGCGGCGGGGGCGGTTCGTCGGGAGGGGGATCCAGGGGCGGGGTGCGGTAG